One genomic region from Capra hircus breed San Clemente chromosome 18, ASM170441v1, whole genome shotgun sequence encodes:
- the ATMIN gene encoding ATM interactor, producing MAASEAAAADPAALASGAPAVPAAARGAAAASGPWVPPGRLRGSRPRPPPARQQPAGSAPPARELIQPSVSELSRAVRTNILCTVRGCGKILPNSPALNMHLVKSHRLQDGIVNPTVRKDLKTVPKFYCCPIEGCPRGPDRPFSQFSLVKQHFMKMHAEKKHKCSKCSNSYGTEWDLKRHAEDCGKTFQCTCGCPYASRTALQSHVYRTGHEIPAEHRDPPSKKRKMESCLRSRKLSRKTVESLSKQPVPRPDAPELETSEIKLLASFEDSCSSNAKQQTLPAAPRYPQKLLLPKPRVALVKLPVMQFSPVPVFVPTADSSAQPVVLGVDHQGSAPGAVHLLPLSIGTLILGLDSETCSLKESLPLSKVVNPVAVEPISTGIQVNLGKSPFSPLQELGNTCQKNSISSINVQTDLSYTTPQFMASAQWTSPDSSVSSCSQTDLTFGSQVSLPISVQTQTFLPSSKVTSSIAAQTDAFTDASFQPGGISRETQTSGMHSPADDRVQMDQAVMCGNIFESVHSSYGVSTDNVISSSLVAETVTHDLLPQNHAKTLTQDIEKSTPIINFSAPNSMLSSQNTTDNQTQTMDLLSDLENILSSNLPGQTLDNRSLLSDTNTGPDTQLPSGPTQNPAIDFDIEEFFSASNIQTQTEESELSTMTTEPVLESLDIETQTDFFLADPSAQAYSCRGNSSFLGLEMFDTQTQTDLNFFLDSSPRLPLGSILKHSSFSMSTDSSDTETQTDGISTAKNLPALESKVQLNSAETQTMNSGFETLGSLFFTSNETQTAMDDFLLADLAWNTMESQFSSVETQTCAELHPVSNF from the exons ATGGCGGCTtctgaggcggcggcggcggatcCCGCGGCTCTCGCCTCGGGCGCCCCGGCCGTCCCGGCGGCCGCGAGGGGAGCCGCCGCCGCCTCGGGCCCGTGGGTGCCCCCCGGGCGGCTGAGAGGCAGCCGGCCGCGACCGCCGCCGGCGAGGCAGCAGCCCGCGGGTTCGGCGCCGCCGGCCCGGGAGCTCATCCAGCCGTCGGTGAGCGAGCTGTCCCGGGCCGTGCGGACCAACATCCTGTGCACCGTGCGCGGCTGCGGCAAGATCCTGCCCAACAGCCCCGCGCTCAACATGCACCTGGTCAAGAGCCACCGCCTGCAG GATGGCATAGTAAATCCAACAGTAAGAAAAGATTTGAAAACTGTACCGAAATTCTACTGTTGTCCAATTGAAGGATGCCCTAGAGGCCCTGACAGACCATTTTCTCAATTTTCTCTCGTAAAACAG CACTTTATGAAAATGCATGCTGAAAAGAAGCATAAATGTAGTAAGTGCAGCAATTCGTATGGCACCGAGTGGGACTTGAAAAGACACGCGGAGGACTGCGGCAAGACCTTCCAGTGCACGTGTGGCTGTCCCTACGCCAGCCGGACCGCGTTGCAGTCCCACGTCTACCGAACTGGCCACGAGATCCCCGCAGAGCACAG GGACCCACCtagtaagaaaaggaaaatggaaagctGCCTGCGCAGCCGGAAGCTGTCCAGGAAGACCGTTGAATCACTGAGCAAGCagccagttccccgaccagacgCTCCAGAGCTAGAGACTTCAGAAATAAAGCTGCTGGCTTCCTTTGAAGACTCTTGCAGCTCTAATGCCAAACAACAGACTCTTCCAGCAGCTCCAAGGTACCCTCAGAAGTTGCTTTTACCAAAGCCCAGAGTGGCTTTGGTTAAACTCCCCGTCATGCAGTTTTCTCCCGTGCCTGTCTTTGTGCCTACAGCCGACTCCTCGGCCCAGCCTGTGGTGTTGGGTGTCGACCATCAGGGCTCTGCCCCCGGTGCCGTGCACTTACTGCCCTTGTCCATTGGAACCCTGATCCTCGGCCTGGATTCGGAGACCTGCTCTCTCAAGGAGAGCCTCCCTCTTTCAAAAGTTGTAAATCCTGTTGCTGTTGAGCCGATTAGCACAGGTATTCAAGTGAACTTGGGTAAAAGTCCATTTAGCCCGTTACAAGAACTGGGGAACACATGTCAGAAGAATAGCATTTCTTCCATCAATGTGCAGACAGACCTGTCCTACACCACACCACAGTTCATGGCATCTGCACAGTGGACCAGCCCTGACTCCTCTGTGTCATCCTGTTCGCAAACTGATTTGACATTTGGTTCCCAGGTTTCCCTTCCCATTAGTGTTCAAACTCAGACTTTTTTGCCCAGTTCTAAGGTAACCTCATCCATCGCTGCTCAGACTGATGCATTTACAGATGCCAGTTTCCAGCCAGGTGGGATCTCCAGAGAAACTCAGACCAGCGGAATGCACAGTCCAGCAGATGACCGAGTACAGATGGACCAAGCTGTAATGTGTGGAAACATTTTTGAAAGTGTCCATTCATCATATGGTGTGTCTACAGACAATGTTATAAGCAGCAGCTTAGTAGCAGAGACTGTAACTCATGACTTGTTACCTCAGAACCACGCTAAAACTTTAACTCAAGATATTGAGAAATCCACACCAATTATAAACTTCAGTGCACCAAACAGTATGCTTTCGTCACAGAACACAACAGATAATCAGACCCAAACCATGGATTTACTAAGTGATCTAGAAAACATCTTGTCAAGTAACCTGCCTGGTCAGACGCTGGACAATCGTAGTCTTTTATCTGACACAAACACTGGACCTGACACCCAGCTCCCATCTGGCCCAACCCAGAATCCTGCAATTGATTTTGATATCGAAGAGTTCTTTTCAGCCTCAAATATACAGACACAAACCGAGGAGAGTGAGCTTAGCACCATGACCACTGAGCCAGTCTTGGAGTCGCTGGACATAGAAACCCAAACTGACTTCTTCCTTGCAGACCCTTCTGCCCAGGCCTACAGTTGTAGGGGAAATTCTAGCTTCTTAGGCCTTGAGATGTTTGACACGCAGACACAGACAGACCTGAACTTCTTTTTAGACAGTAGCCCTCGTCTGCCCCTGGGAAGTATCCTGAAACACTCCAGCTTTTCTATGAGTACTGATTCATCTGACACAGAGACCCAGACTGATGGAATCTCCACTGCTAAAAACCTGCCTGCCCTAGAAAGCAAAGTTCAGTTGAACAGTGCCGAAACACAGACCATGAACTCTGGCTTCGAAACTTTGGGGAGCTTATTCTTCACCAGCAATGAAACTCAGACAGCAATGGATGACTTTCTTCTAGCCGATCTGGCCTGGAACACGATGGAGTCTCAGTTCAGCTCTGTTGAAACCCAAACGTGTGCAGAACTACACCCAGTCTCCAACTTCTGA
- the C18H16orf46 gene encoding uncharacterized protein C16orf46 homolog produces MDFGHKNETEIENSENYEIQSTEETELIYTCPDERSEKNHVGCLLNISDVTLEQDKTAEEFVIGTGWEEAVRGWGQISPTACIWPRKKLKKARVGESASSCLLCVNLSHGSLEARLHSEVGKLESGASAPAPAPAEAGPEKDGGSLSHTPGTPPGPTTTSREVNKICFPTYSQGEKKSLQIKEFIWCLEDWATPETVRGKDPRRPWRGTDRILPSSDSLTSKALLVLPPLKSSPPDGLDVLGKKTKNFFLRPEEKGLSVEKDECVAYAYGVKAVDGAGEKQPTELAGHHKVKDTQPFLTPVARMPLLAEPEPCCLHWSLLPEKNLLCPPCYLATFQLLQKQGARNYKARLKAREPRPPMKTPKRVLTEAKQENRPQMLETKVFSRPLLPSLTVSRVVIPISTHRLL; encoded by the exons ATGGATTTCGGTCACAAAAAtgagactgaaattgaaaatagTGAAAATTATGAAATTCAAAGCACAGAAGAAACTGAATTAATCTATACTTGTCCAGatgaaagaagtgaaaagaatCATGTTGGTTGTCTTCTCAATATCAGTGACGTTACACTTGAACAAGATAAAACAGCCGAAGAGTTTGTCATTGGAACTGGATGGGAAGAAGCA GTCCGAGGCTGGGGACAGATATCTCCAACTGCCTGCATCTGGCCCAGGAAGAAGCttaagaaggcgagggtgggagaAAGTGCCAGCAGCTGCTTACTCTGTGTCAATCTCTCCCATGGGAGCCTGGAGGCCAGGCTTCATTCGGAGGTGGGGAAGTTGGAGTCTGGGGCttcagctccagctccagctccagctgaGGCAGGCCCAGAGAAGGATGGAGGCAGCCTCTCCCACACCCCGGGCACCCCCCCAGGCCCCACTACAACCTCCAGGGAAGTTAACAAAATCTGCTTTCCCACCTACAgtcagggagagaagaaaagtttacaaataaaggAGTTCATTTGGTGCCTGGAAGACTGGGCCACCCCGGAGACTGTTAGGGGCAAGGACCCCAGAAGGCCCTGGAGAGGCACTGACAGAATTCTCCCCTCCTCAGACTCCCTGACTTCCAAAGCCCTTTTAGTCCTCCCTCCCTTGAAGTCTTCGCCCCCAGATGGCTTGGATGTTCTGGGTAAGAAGACTAAGAACTTTTTCTTGCGGCCAGAAGAGAAGGGGCTGAGTGTGGAAAAGGATGAGTGTGTGGCTTATGCCTATGGAGTGAAAGCCGTTGACGGGGCAGGCGAAAAGCAGCCCACTGAGCTGGCCGGGCACCACAAAGTCAAGGACACGCAGCCTTTCCTCACTCCGGTGGCCCGGATGCCCCTGCTGGCCGAGCCTGAGCCCTGCTGCCTGCACTGGTCCCTCCTGCCTGAGAAAAACCTGCTGTGCCCTCCCTGCTATCTCGCCACCTTCCAGCTTTTGCAGAAACAAGGAGCGAGGAACTACAAAGCCAGACTCAAAGCCAGGGAGCCCAGGCCTCCCATGAAAACCCCAAAGCGCGTCCTCACAGAGGCCAAGCAGGAAAACAGGCCCCAAATGTTGGAGACCAAAGTGTTCTCAAGACCTCTCTTGCCGTCCCTCACAGTGAGCAGAGTTGTTATTCCCATTTCCACTCACAGACTCCTTTGA